In Maridesulfovibrio sp., a single genomic region encodes these proteins:
- a CDS encoding ABC transporter ATP-binding protein: MSSQTDFTRPECRKAKGFEGCPPIISLKGITKRFGKVVANNDISLDLYPGRIKALLGENGAGKSTLMSMLAGRFRPDEGHIEVDGQPVDFSNSKDAIRAGVGMVYQHFMLVDTMTVAQNVLLGQEGGFFVNPAEMEERVRKLAADYELDIDPSAKVANLSMGEKQRVEILKLLYRESRVLIFDEPTAVLTPREAFRLFEALWAMTRQGKSVVFISHKLEEVMAIADEVAILRRGNIDAEVPRDKIVSKADLACRMVGKEIILEVDRKEVEIGEKVLEIKNMTGIGLRGINLDVRRGEVVAIVGVAGNGQQELVEGVCGLRKPPKDTIFIMGKPWRTFFAEMTWNNSMSYIPEDRLDLATARNLDLVDNLLLTTRQGFSSGPILKREKAASVARELVRDYDVRPGRVQALAWQLSGGNLQKMVLARELYRQPHLIVAEQPTQGLDISATEEVWYRLLDARKMAGVLLVTGDLGEALQLADRVAVMYCGQIMDEFPVCDKAKVDNIGLLMAGVRE, encoded by the coding sequence ATGAGTTCGCAAACAGATTTTACCCGCCCGGAATGCCGGAAGGCCAAAGGATTTGAAGGCTGCCCTCCAATTATCTCACTCAAGGGCATCACCAAGCGGTTCGGCAAGGTTGTTGCCAACAACGATATTTCACTGGATCTTTACCCCGGGCGCATCAAGGCGCTTCTTGGCGAAAACGGTGCGGGTAAAAGTACGCTTATGTCCATGCTGGCAGGGAGGTTCCGCCCGGACGAAGGGCATATTGAAGTGGATGGACAGCCGGTTGATTTTTCCAACTCCAAGGACGCCATCAGGGCCGGAGTCGGGATGGTTTATCAGCATTTTATGCTTGTTGATACCATGACCGTGGCCCAGAACGTCCTGCTCGGACAGGAGGGCGGCTTCTTCGTCAACCCTGCGGAGATGGAGGAGCGGGTCCGGAAACTTGCTGCGGATTACGAGCTGGACATTGATCCTTCCGCGAAAGTGGCCAACCTGTCCATGGGCGAGAAGCAGCGGGTTGAGATCCTGAAGCTGCTGTATCGTGAAAGCCGGGTGCTGATTTTTGATGAACCTACGGCCGTTTTGACTCCTCGCGAGGCGTTCCGTCTGTTTGAGGCGCTCTGGGCAATGACCCGTCAGGGCAAATCAGTTGTTTTCATCAGCCACAAGCTGGAAGAGGTCATGGCCATTGCGGACGAAGTCGCAATCCTGCGCCGCGGTAATATCGATGCCGAAGTTCCGCGGGATAAGATTGTTTCAAAGGCCGATCTGGCCTGCCGGATGGTCGGCAAGGAAATAATTCTGGAAGTTGACCGGAAGGAAGTGGAGATCGGCGAAAAGGTTCTTGAGATAAAGAACATGACCGGCATCGGTCTGCGCGGAATTAACCTTGATGTTCGCCGCGGGGAAGTCGTGGCAATAGTAGGGGTGGCCGGTAACGGACAGCAGGAACTTGTCGAAGGGGTCTGCGGTCTGCGCAAGCCGCCCAAGGACACGATTTTCATCATGGGCAAGCCGTGGAGAACTTTTTTTGCGGAAATGACCTGGAACAATTCCATGTCCTACATTCCCGAAGACCGGCTTGACCTTGCCACCGCCCGCAATCTTGATCTGGTGGACAATCTACTGCTGACCACAAGGCAGGGATTTTCGTCCGGGCCCATATTGAAAAGGGAAAAGGCCGCATCCGTGGCTCGTGAGCTTGTCCGGGACTATGATGTCCGGCCGGGACGCGTTCAGGCGCTTGCCTGGCAGCTTTCAGGCGGCAACCTCCAGAAAATGGTGCTGGCTCGTGAGCTTTACCGGCAGCCTCACCTGATTGTTGCCGAGCAGCCGACTCAGGGGCTGGATATTTCAGCCACAGAGGAAGTCTGGTACAGACTGCTGGATGCCCGTAAAATGGCCGGTGTGCTGCTTGTGACAGGTGATCTCGGTGAAGCCCTGCAACTGGCCGACCGTGTTGCGGTTATGTACTGCGGCCAGATAATGGATGAATTCCCGGTCTGCGATAAGGCCAAGGTTGATAATATCGGCCTGCTCATGGCCGGGGTTCGTGAATAG
- a CDS encoding ABC transporter permease, with the protein MLESFIVPLLAATVQSGTPILYATLGEILTEKGGVLNLGVEGMMSMAAFAAFFVTMTTGNPWLGFVCGGLAGSCMAAMHGLVCITCLGNQVVSGLALTILGTGLCNFLGTPYIGVATDGFDKFSFPILSSIPYLGDILFKQDALVYVSFVVPFLLMVFLNRTSLGLAITAVGEKPSAAAAVGLKAIRLRWIALLGGGFLIGLGGGYLSLAYTHLWANGLSGGRGWIAVALVIFAFWRPGRAVFGAYLFGGVMAFQLRLQAVGTHIPSSLLLMLPYALTILVLIFSAVRGRSGAAPAHLGINIEPEG; encoded by the coding sequence ATGTTGGAAAGCTTTATAGTCCCCCTGCTGGCTGCTACGGTTCAATCCGGTACGCCGATTCTTTACGCCACGCTCGGTGAAATACTCACCGAAAAAGGCGGAGTGCTCAACCTCGGTGTAGAGGGTATGATGAGCATGGCCGCTTTTGCGGCGTTTTTCGTCACCATGACTACCGGCAATCCATGGCTTGGATTTGTCTGCGGCGGGCTTGCCGGCAGCTGCATGGCCGCTATGCACGGACTGGTCTGCATCACCTGCCTCGGCAATCAGGTTGTTTCAGGGCTGGCCCTGACCATTCTCGGCACCGGGCTGTGCAACTTTCTGGGCACTCCATACATCGGTGTGGCCACGGACGGATTCGATAAGTTCAGTTTTCCGATTCTGTCGTCCATACCTTATCTGGGTGATATTCTCTTCAAGCAGGACGCTCTGGTTTATGTCTCGTTCGTTGTTCCGTTTCTGCTTATGGTTTTCCTGAACAGAACCAGTCTCGGATTGGCAATAACCGCCGTGGGTGAAAAGCCTTCGGCCGCGGCAGCAGTCGGGCTGAAAGCCATTCGGCTGCGCTGGATCGCACTTCTCGGCGGCGGATTTCTGATCGGTCTGGGCGGAGGCTATCTGTCGCTTGCGTATACCCATCTCTGGGCCAACGGTCTTTCCGGCGGACGCGGCTGGATAGCTGTTGCGCTGGTAATTTTCGCTTTCTGGAGACCCGGCAGGGCCGTTTTCGGAGCCTATCTTTTCGGGGGAGTCATGGCATTTCAGCTCAGGTTGCAGGCCGTCGGAACCCACATCCCTTCATCTCTTCTGCTTATGCTGCCGTATGCCCTGACCATTCTGGTGCTCATTTTTTCTGCCGTGCGCGGACGCAGCGGTGCGGCTCCCGCACATCTGGGAATCAACATAGAACCGGAAGGATAG
- a CDS encoding ABC transporter permease, with translation MLGYRLQKRDEPWNWGAPIIIAGALVLSFGISALLLELQGKSAVQGLLVLWQGSFGASWALEDALLKAIPIFLCALGVAVAFRMQVWNIGAEGQFALGAIGATWAALTFPDLPGILLMPLMFICAALFGAFWAFIPAILRLKLQVNEIISTLMLNYIAILLLEYLVFGVWKDPSSFGFPVTPEFSPSAIIGQIGDSRLHWGVVVCIGAGVAMWAFLRFTRLGFEIRVAGEGARVAMYSRLPYGMLTILVMAISGALAGWAGCIEASATINRLQASIMVGYGYTAIVVAWLARLHPLYIGISAYLLAALRVGVENMQLELQTPASFGSIMEGLILLSVLAGQMLVTYKIVKKN, from the coding sequence ATGTTGGGTTATCGCTTACAAAAGCGCGACGAACCCTGGAACTGGGGCGCCCCGATTATTATCGCGGGCGCTCTGGTTCTTTCTTTCGGGATCAGCGCGCTCCTGCTGGAACTGCAGGGTAAATCCGCCGTTCAAGGACTCCTCGTGCTCTGGCAGGGGTCTTTTGGAGCTTCATGGGCGCTGGAAGACGCTCTCCTGAAAGCCATCCCCATTTTTCTGTGCGCCCTCGGCGTGGCCGTGGCGTTTCGCATGCAGGTCTGGAATATCGGTGCCGAAGGTCAGTTTGCTCTCGGTGCCATCGGTGCAACCTGGGCAGCGCTTACTTTTCCTGATCTGCCCGGTATTCTGCTCATGCCGCTGATGTTTATCTGTGCGGCCCTGTTCGGCGCGTTCTGGGCGTTCATTCCGGCGATACTGCGCCTCAAGCTGCAGGTGAACGAAATCATATCCACCCTGATGCTCAACTATATCGCCATACTCCTGCTGGAATATCTGGTGTTCGGAGTCTGGAAGGATCCGTCCAGTTTCGGTTTTCCGGTTACCCCGGAGTTTTCACCAAGCGCCATTATCGGCCAGATAGGTGATAGCCGGCTGCATTGGGGCGTGGTTGTCTGCATCGGTGCCGGAGTGGCCATGTGGGCCTTTTTGCGTTTCACCCGTCTCGGATTCGAGATAAGGGTTGCCGGAGAAGGGGCAAGAGTAGCCATGTACTCCCGCCTGCCTTACGGAATGCTGACCATACTGGTTATGGCTATTTCCGGCGCGCTGGCCGGTTGGGCAGGGTGCATCGAGGCTTCCGCCACCATTAACAGGCTTCAGGCAAGCATCATGGTCGGCTACGGATACACGGCTATTGTCGTGGCCTGGCTGGCAAGGCTGCATCCCCTTTATATAGGTATTTCCGCCTATCTGCTGGCCGCTTTGCGGGTAGGGGTGGAAAACATGCAGCTTGAACTGCAGACCCCGGCTTCTTTCGGTTCCATAATGGAAGGTCTGATTCTTCTGTCCGTACTGGCCGGTCAGATGCTGGTTACTTATAAGATCGTTAAGAAAAATTAG